Below is a genomic region from Helianthus annuus cultivar XRQ/B chromosome 2, HanXRQr2.0-SUNRISE, whole genome shotgun sequence.
ACATTGTTTATGACCCGTAGACGAAAGCGGCAAACTGAACTTGTTAAAAAGTTGAATTGGTCCATCTACACCACCTGAGCTAGCTTGATGACATATTTCAAAACCCCCCAAATTGAAACGATCTACCAGTGAGTCATGATTTATATTCAAACAATCAACAAATTAAACAAACAATAGCAAAAACAGCAGCAGCCGGAACAAACAAACAATCTGACCTTAGCGGAACAAGTAGCAGGGGACGTGAACCCGATGTCTGGGAGCCGGAACTGGCGTGAAGAACTCGCTGCTGTGGAGTGATGTTGGGGCTGTGGAGAAAAGAAACAGCAGCGACATGTGTAGGGCATTAtgggtaatttggtaattttgtttttgaaaacttATAAGCAGCTCAAAAAGTCATAATACCCGACTTCTTCGAACTGActttttaaaaaatgtttttttagaTTTATAAAACACTTTTTCTCCTTATTAGCTTTTTATAAAAGTCAATACGTTATAAATAGGTgttgaaaagcttagccaaacaccTCGTATGTATCAGTATCGACTATCGAAAATGTTTGATAAGATATCATTATTTAAAGGTAAAAATGATATTTTATTAGTATCGTGCCGATATCCTAAACCTAATCATCGAAGTATGTAATCATCTAATAATTGAAGTATGTAATCATAGAAGAAAAATATGTTCAAAGTTAAGTCTAATATTAGCCGATAGATGAaaattaggattattaaaattcaataacCCTAAATTGTATAGGCTATTatgtatgctaaagatttgtagcCACCGGTAGTTGTTACACTTATTTTTGTTGGCGTTGATATTGAGTCTTCTTGAGTATTGCATGTCTATATTGTCGGAAGCCTTTAAATCTCATTGTTTTGTCTTTTCATGTGGTGAGGGTTTAAATCTCATTGGTGACAAaaattagccgttaaaaaaaacatggggggtgtAACAAATACACTAGTATTCGGTTTTATGAGTTATAAATATGTGTAACTGAAACGGAACAACTCCCTCGGTTTCTACGTGGTAGTTTGGTTCGGAAAGAATTCATACTATACCCACACTCTGACTTTCTAATCTTACATTATAGAAAAGATAATTTTATACTCAAAACCATACTATACCGATAGGGGTGTTCATCAGGTTTTTTGTTCAGATTTCGGGTTTTTCAGGTCGGGTTGTTCGGATTTTTGTCTGGGAAAAATAGACCCGATAACCAACCCATTTAAAGTTTGGATTATTTGGATTCGGGTTAGTTTGGGTCGGGTTACTTGGTTTTCGGGTTTAGatataaaatgaaaataaatgttATTTACATAATATTATCAAAATTCATATTAATACTTTGAAAATAGCATTATAGTTTAAACATTATTTGCAAATATGATATTATAATGCTCAAAAGTCCCAAAACTTAATATTCTAAATATTAAAGACTCGAAACCAAAACACGtctattaaaaaaacaataaatgttcgggttttttttaggtttttcgggTCGGATTGTTTGGGTACCAAATAACCGAACCATTTAAAGTTTGGGTTGGCCTGGTTCAAGTTTTTTGGGTCCAGGTGGCTTTGAATTTGGGCTGGGTTTCAggttttggataaaaatgaacAGCCCTATTAATACTGATATATGGTATTATATAACAGTTTTGTACCGACTTGGGTTGTTCAAATTGCTCGACTCTCGAGACTCGTTCGATGCTCGATCGAAAAATGTTCGGAATTTGCTCGTTCAGTTCTGCTTGATTGAAAAAGGTGCTCGGTTCGGATCAGTTCGGTTTGAAACGAACCGAGCATGAGCAAAGGCCCACTCAGTTCGATTCGACTCAGTTGGcttaaattaatttttaatatatatatatatatatatatatatatatatatatatatatatatatatgtgcatATTAATAAAATAAGTAGAGGCACATATTATTAATGTTTGGTCCAAGATCCAACTAGCGCACATTTAATTATAGAACTGAAGGCCGATACCAATAGTCCATTGTCCAATAATCCAGGGTAATTGAGTCAAAATACCGAAATGTGAAGTGTCGATGGATACTTAAGTGTCAACCCGCCATTCAATTCAGAAGTACATAATCCTAATTAAAACCTCGCATCAACCATCATTATTCGAATTCTCCGTCACCAAGACGTCAACTCCCTAACGTTTTGCTTCAATCGGTTCATTCGATTTCAAACTTCTCATTGATCAAAGGCCCGCTTCAATTGATTGACGATTCATCTTTCCGCTTAAATAATCTCGGTAGAAACAATTGAGTGTTTTTTGTATCCCTTTTTATTCCATAAATTTATACTTGTGTTCTTATTGCACGAAACCTTAAGGACGAAAACTGCACCTTACTCTAAAAACTGACAACCTCATCGTCACTTTTTCCATTTGTTATGCAATGTAAAATACTCGGATCGAAGACGCCTGTTCGACATTGGCTCGGTTGAGAAAGCGCTTGATTTAATTAGTTACAGTTTGTAAACGAACCAAGCACAAGCAAAGATCCGATCGGTTCAACACTTTATCAAATTTTCATATCCGATTTTAGTTAATCAGAATTTCGGTATATGTGGTACGGTAGTGGTACACCATTTCACGTCATCAAGGGTGTTTGGGCATATACATATCCGGTCTAGGGTAACGAAAGACTTATGCTTTCCGTTCGTCGTCTTCTTCCTCTCTACGTATGTAATCAATCATCTTCTTTTTCCATCTTTCTCTTTATTCTTAATTAATTTTGACCCTTTTCATTAATTTCCTTCAGGTGCCTTTCAAATCATCAAGACACTATTTTTCTCTTAAAAAAATATCTATGAATAATAATGGAGGTTTTGGCCCTAGGTTTGTGTAAACTGAATcctattgttgttgttgttgttgttttgttGCTTATTTGTTTGCATTATTATAATGTTAAATTATGTTTGTGTTGAAGTGGTTTTGTAGCACCAGATGTTTCATCACATGGATCAACTCTCAGGTCATTCTGTACCAGCAAAGGTGTGTGTTAatgttttatattatttattGCCCCTTATTGCCTATTAGCATAAAAAAAACCAGTTATTTGTCACAATGAAAAGGGAATGATCCAAACTTGAGAATGTTCATGTAGGAAATAGAGGCTGATTGATATGATATGTGATGCGATGCGATGAGTATGGTTGTAAAAATCGCCAGGCGCTAGTCGAGCAGTGGGGTACTGAATATTGAGTAGCGATTAATAGGGATTAGTCGGATTGgaattttatatgtaattattcaaacttgtatgtatatgtatactgACTAGCGCTAGTCGGGCGATGGGGTACTGAATACACGCAAAATTTTATATGTGATTTTTTTTAACTTATTAATCAGACTGGATTAGTAAGTATATTTTTCATGTAATTCAAAGGGTTTGACTAATTTTGACCGACTACCGATTTGGGTCCGACTAGGTGAAATTCAATCGGTATACTACCGATTATCGATTAATCGCCGATTAATCCCGATTTTTACGATACTGGATGAGACTAGAGTGATGGTTAACAATAGATTTACCAGTAGAGGGGGACTAGTATTAGTACTATGTGTTTGAGCAAAAGGGTAGCCAAGAAACAAACATTTTGACGACCAAAACACTCTTAGATTAACGTACGAGGGAGAATATAGCATAAGGTGATTTTTGGTTTCGACACGTTATGTGGCTGTTGATAGACAAATGATGAGCAATATCAAGTAAATGTCAACGTTGGAGGACTGTACACATAACTGATTTGAAAGTTAATACTAGAtgcatagttgttaaaagccatcgcctcttctgcctaggcccatttttcaggcgaagcgaggcagttgcgctttaagtcgaggaaattgcgctttaaCTCTCCAGGTTATGGTTCAGGCGCACATTCCGGCAAGATTCCTAGATTCCAGAGAGTTTCTGGCTAAATTCCGACAAGATTCTAGCCAaatttctacttttaatcaaggaaaactacttttctacactaatacactAGTATTTTGGTACTAATTAGATGATATAAATTGTTACATAATAgactttgtttattttatttgaagaatagtattctttttctaatacatgatatattttttaaaatttttcattatgcgctttatttttctcaggccctcgctttttctgcgctttgcgcctaggccccaggcgaggcttatgcgccttgagtgcgcctagtgcctttaataactatgactAGATGAACGGAACATAACAAAACAGAAATTGATCATGTAATATCATGATACACTCTGTTTTACCACACTTACTGATGATTAGAGCGGGTAGTTTAGTAAAGTACACTGTTATTGGCATATAAACTGACTTGTACGTAGTGTGACACAAACATCATGATGCCGTTTTTCCTTTTACTTATATGTTAGGTGTCGTATAAATATCAGAAACAAGTTTCCTTATAATTTATTGCAATAgggtttttttttcatgttttccCACCGTCCCTCAAAAACTGACTTGTATATAGTGTTTTTCAGATTTGTCAGCTGAGAAATGTGTCCCATGCAACCGAAAGGGTTTGAGCCCTATGACCGAAGATAGTGCCAATGCGTTGAAACCCAAGGTCCGCTTATTTATATCTATCTATCtcaggggctgtttggcaacttttgaatggttaagtgctgaaccaataagagttctgaatcattaagtgttgaaccagtaagaaatctgaaccattaagagccagtataatgcttaatcgttcagaggcaaatgtctgaccaattaagattagaggtcttaagcttaaccattcagactctgtataatgcttaaccattcagaggcaaatgtctgaaccattcagacatttgctcgcgaaacaaacagtctgaatcattaagagccccattaagaggtaaacaaacagacCCTTAATCTTGATGAAAAATAAATTGATGTTGGTTATGATTTAGGTCCCTGAATGGGAGTTGTTAAGCGATGGTGGCATAATGAAGCTACGTCGAAAGTGGAAAGTTAAGAATTTTCTCTTAGGGTTGGAGTTCTTTAAGATCGTTGCTGACTTGGCTGAATCTGAAGGTCTCCGTCTCTTTGCAAAATTCATTATAATGAGATGAGGCTCGTTATAAATTGGTTATGATCTATATTTTGACTACGGTTGTTTAAATACAGGCCATCATCCCGATCTTCATCTTGTTGGATGGAACAACGTGACAATCGAGATATGGACACATGCTTGCGGTAAGAATGCTATATCAACGTACTTGAGTCGGTGGTCCATTTTGGTTATTATCCTAAAGAAACCTATATGATGGCTATGCCTTATTGAAAATGAGCTTGttagcagtggcggacccaggattttatttcaatggggtccattttcgggtcggtcctcgttcgggtcgagttaaagtgaggtttgaactagatttttaaaaaaaataagaaaaatgtgcttatcaaggattgaactcatgacctcttggtggaaaagagggagatttaccactacaccagctttctttttctttcgatGGTGTCCAcgtaattgtatttatggggtccatatacaatttaatataccgaatctactatttttttaaaaaagattggggtccggggaccccggtggcaccaatgtaggtccgcccctgcttgTTAGTGTGATGAGCTATCTTATCATAAAATGCGACATAAGCAAGAAACGGAGAAAATGTATAATTACTAGAACAAGTTGTTTTCGTTGCAAATACAAGAAGTTGATGTTGTAGATGTGCGACATGTGCAGGTGGGCTCACGCAAAATGATTTCATACTAGCTGCGAAGATCGACAAGCTACCCGTCGAATCTTATCTTAAATGAGTTTACTACAAGTTACCTGGATTTTACAAGACTTTTATAATATGCTGTTAGCCTGTTAGGTGGTTATTTACGTATTCTGTTTCtgtttctgtttttgttttattgatCATTAGTTGGTACCCTGGagtaggggaaggttcatttgagaagaaatttttattgagaagaaaaagaataaaagggtaaaattgtaaaacattaaatagtttttttctcatctcatttattattatgtttgactaattaatttgtcattaagactataatcctccacactaaatatttttacctacacacatcaaaagttatcctacacatttcgaaatttatcctacacatattgaaatttatcctacacaactcgtaatttatcctacacgcctcgtatttatcctacactataaatgtatttttatttttatttttttgtgaaaaatatatatcttaaaaataagttacaaatgagttattaaagatgaaactaccaattaatgatgtatgtaagtttactaatatacccttatagttacattaagtacaaatattaaatgaagtctaatgaagcattcctattggttgaagtttcttcttttttcttcttacaaagaatttcttctcatttgaaccctccacccCTGGAGTATGTTGATCTTTATGGTCTGGGTTTGTCGTGTTTCATCGCGTGGGGAATGCTTGAGGGGTTGAACGCGTTATTTAATTTTACAAAATTTAGTCGAATTTCAAAGTATATTTGTACTTGACATATATGAGGAAAAGATGGAAAGATGTCATTACAAAATACGATGATGTATAGTGATTCAGGTGGATGTTAACAAACCCCTCGTGCGCTCGCTCCTTAGTTTTCAAAGATGAGTTGTTCCTTACTAGTCTTCTCTAAAAACATTATAGATCACTGGTGTATAAATTACACAACTTCTCTCTACAAATAATGATAAAGAGAAAGAATTAGTGTTTGAGCTTTTCAGTTGTGCTTATCTTCTCTTGCTTTTATATCTTACCAATCACTTAAAGGTATTTTTAAGTTGCAATAGCTAAGTCAGCAAGTAGTTGGACAGTTGATATCAAAATGACTGGTGGATCTAGAAATATTCAGGGGTATcctaaaattattattttttatagtACACCCATAAAACGGAAATTGGTTTTGTTGTATATTCAAGGGCATTGGCGAAACCAGAAATATTAATCCGGCGGGGTCACagtatattttttttaatctccAATTAGCATAtatcaataaaaaaaattcaCCTACATAAAAATAATATAAGAAGCGTAACTGTAACATTAAAGTGAcatatttgcaaaaaaaaaaatatatatatataccattaTATATACGTAAAACAAGAAAAATTTTCCCGTGTGAAATAAAAAATTGTAACAGAAGGTAAACTAAATTTAATAGAAGATAAACTAAAAATATAGCTATACAAATAAGATAGAGAAAGGAGAGTAGGATAGAACTATGTATACTTTCACCAACTTTCAATTTCATCATTTTctagttttcctttttatttcactcatcttcatcttcttcaagaaTACTAACAGAGCAGCTTCATCGTTGTTTTTGGCCGGGAAAATTTTTGGTGATGTTACTTCACTCTACTTTCCTTGCTGCAATTACTCTATGTGTGAGAATTTAGGAAGGGCCAAAGTACCGAACACACTTACACAAAGAAAattgaggggtagcccgtgcaCCCCCCTAGATACCACATAGATCCACTTCCCTGATCAAAATCATACTATGCATCAACCGTGTAGGGTTCGTGTTGATTCTCTAACAAAAATGTAATGATTTTTATCTTTAGTTAGAGTGTGTAGTGGCTTAACTAAAAAGTCAAAAAGTTGATGTCACGTTGACAATGAGATTTTAACTAAACCCTTGAAAGTGTGCAGAACTAACCACTTTATTAAAATAATGTTTAAATACATTAAAACAAAAGTGGGTGACATGTAACAAAAAAGAACCTTAATTTGTTAAGACATCTTTTCTTGTAACAAAAAAAGAAGCTTTGTTTTCTTTTAGAATTGTAGAGTACAGATTGACTCAGTTTTTATAAAATACTTTTGACTTGACTTTCACAAATCCTTGGCTTAAAATTTATACAAACTTGAAGAGGTAAATAATACTACAATCATTAAGCACAAgtgtttttatatgttttttggTATTTTAGCACAAACACAACATACATTCTTAAGATACAGCAGTACAAAACCAAACTGCTCATTATTGTTATCATTATTATACTTCCAAATGCTTCAACATATTCCAGTAATGACTCAAGCAACAGCAACATCCTTCTTGTCCACAAATGCTTCAAGATATTCCTTCCTACACAACAATATTATTATACCAAAACCGTCAAAAAACTATTATCATCGACTCAGACAAAGTTGATTAAAAGAGAAGCAAAACCGAATACCTTGCAGGCAAGTGATCGTGTGGTCGATTATAAGGAGTCCAAACCGGCTCACCAACAAAGAGCCGCATGGCCTGCAAACAAAATAAACATGTTGACATTGCACTTCTTCCTCCATATTCATCCTGTGTCGGAATGCATGTGGTATATATAATAAACTATTTATGAATTATAATAATACCTTAATGTAGTTGTCTGAATCAAGAGTGAAGCGATGATAAATACCAGCTGGAAGTACAATCATGCCCCCTTTCTTCAGCCAAACACGTATCCACGCTTCATTACGATCTCTCACATCAAAGTACCCTTCAACACAAGTCCATGACAtgtttagaaaaataaaaagatatgATGTTTcatttaattttaaatttaaatttcatTAAACAAACATTAGTTTACGAATACGTGTGATACtagatataaatatatacatgATCATTCGATATCATCCGGTTTCAAGTTTCAACGCATAGTCCAAACGCCGCCTCCTAATAATGGAAAACTATAGCACaaacgaactgttcatgaacacttaccgaacgagattttatagtgttcgtttgttaaggaaacgAACGTGTTCAtcttcgtttgttaattttaggcaacgaacggtAACGAACATTgatgaacacaaactaatgttaTTGACCACATATggaaacaaatgaacacaaacaagcgttcatgaacaaaaAATATAATACACCTACACTTACTAAGTActttatttgtcggaattttgaagtgtttaaataaaatatataaaatgaaaacactaatgaactaccGAATATAAACGAACACGTAACCAaacattcacgaacataaatgaacgaacgcggcctctgttcatgtttgttcatttaactaaacgaacgaaatttcttgttcgtgttcgtttctTTAGGAagcgaacgaacacaaacgaacttcccgccaaacggttcacgaattgttcgctaaacgtttggttcgtttgtaGCCCTAAGCACAACGACAACAAAACTTACCACTTCCAGCAACAATGTAGCGAATTTCCTCATCAGTATGAAGATGCTCTTCGAAAAAGCTTTTAATCTTTTCTTCATAATTCGGCAACTTCTCAGGGCAAACCTCGCAGAAGTCCTGAACATTTAAACTTATCAAAACCACACAAAAACAGGTATTCAACGGTAAACTGAGttacaaaacaaaacatcatACAAACCATGTAAGAGTATCCACGTGATTCACGAATCTTCTTCAACTCTTCATCTGTTTCATAGTTATCAGCATCCAACCGCCAGCTAAGTACCCCGAGCTCTATGCAATTCACAATGTGATTCGTTACGATTCAACGTTACAACAAAACAAAGCTTTCTGAGGcatttatattattatatacCTGCAAGTTTGTCGAGGGATACGAATTCTTTCGGATCCTTATGATGTGGAAGCCTTTGATCTTCGTTACTATCGTCCATGTACCACGCCTGAATCACTTCCTCCCTCTCATCCTATTAACAATAAATTGTTTTACCTTTGTCAAAGTTTAAGTGTTAACATATCCGGGTTGAAAGTAGTTTAACTAGCGGTTGAAAATGTTCCCATAAATTGAGTGTTGTATTCTTAGTACACACAAAATGAAACATTACATGTCTCTCTCTATGTATATGAGGCCGGTTATTGTACAAAATGCCTTAACGTACGCTGCGTACGAGATTCAGTATCAACATGCGAAATTTGGTTTATAACATGCgactttcattttttttacatACGATTTAACTTTTTTATGTACATGCGATTTTGAGTTTTTTTGGAACATgcgattttctttttttttttttttttgaaacatgcGATTTTCAGTTTTTTGTAGCATAACGTGCGATTTTGCCATCGCGTACACAGCGTACGTTAAGGCATATTGTACGATgcactttttctatatatatatatatatatatatatatatatatatatatatacacacacacctaCAACAACATGGCAAGTATACCTGTTGTTGTATCAACCAAATACATATACTTCCACAATCATATAATGCTAACATTTTATGTAGATGTGCTAAATACCGGGACTAGTCggtgattaatcgctagtcggccggtCAGTCGGTCACTGAGTAATTTTTCATTAAATCGGTCCATTAATCGGCGGGCGGACCCTTGGTTTTAATGTGCGCTCATAATGCGTGTGCGCTGATGAGATCGCATCAGGCGATGCGATGCGCTGCAATTAAATGATGCGAGGCTGATGCGCCCTAAATCACACAATGCGCTCGTGATGCGCTTATTTTTCTGAAATTAACCACTATTGAGTAAAACTGTACAATGAGCTTGTAGAATGTGCTTAACAAGCTTGTACAATGAGCTGATGAAGTTGTTAAATGAGTTCCTACATAGATTACTTGTACCTTTTGCATAGACTACTTGTACACTTGAGAGTTCAAAGCTTATTTTGGTTATATTGAGCTTCTTTCATGGTACTAGAGctattttgttatatttatttattttaatctcTAAATTTTTAGTGTTTGAAGTTAACAAATTAAAATATTATCTATAGATATCTTTTTAAATAACAAACGCCGAGCATACGTGATGCGCcttttgggatcaaaacacatcaAAGCGCATTgtgcattttaaaaccaagggcGGACCTAATCGGCCCTAACCGGCTGGCCACAAATCGGCAATTCCGGCCAAAACATGTAAATTCCGGCCAGCTTCCAACCAAACCATGTAGATTCCGGCGATTAATCTTGTATACTTTATAAAATGGGCCAGGAAGGGTTAAAACCTATCTACCTAAAATATTAATAAGGCCTATAAAATCAAAGTGGCAGGTTGAATTTTCATTCTAATTATGTATTGGCATCAATCAATGAATATCTTTTAACAGAAAAATTCACAAACCACAAAAACTGCAGTGATTAACAATCAAATAAACAAtcggaagaagaagaagaaaaagggcAAATCATCTAGCGATTCAAAATGAAAATTAGGGATTCTTAGACCGATTACATAGATATATTATAAGTAATTAAATTAGATTTACAATTACCTTGCATACAGAACCCATGATTGAAAGGAAGAACCGTTGAGCTTTCAAGTTACGCAAAAACCCTAGCTATTTTCCTTGTATATTGTCcgtatatattaatttttatttttatgtgtGTTCCATGCCCGAATATATCTTCAAAACTtcttcttttgttttttgtttttttgacaAGTCAAAACCGTGTgccaaaataaaaacatatttgatAACCCGATTGACCACTTTATTACAAACTAGTATGCAAAACAATGTGCTAAAGGAATCCAGGTAGGGTTGTAAATGAGTTGAGTCAGGTTGGATTCGGGCTGGGCTCAAAGTTAAACGAGTCGGTTTAGCCAGGGGCGGATGTACTTCTTAATAAGGGGTAACCTACGTTGCCCTTTTACGCTCtgacggtagtgtaaattttgaaaaattttgacgTTTCTTCAATTTCGTTGcccattttctttaaaatgttgCCCCCATAAGTGTTTTTTAGATCTGCCACTAGGTTTAGCTTGACTCGTTTATCTTAACGAGCTAAAATGTTGAACTCAAACTCAACTCATAAAAACCTAAAGTGAACTCGTTTATTTAAAAGGGAAATTAAAATTGTATATAGCTTCCTTTTTTTAAAACATATGTATGGGTCAAACGTGATGATAAGTAGCCCAAAGTGGACTTTTTTTAATGCATCTATAGATTTTGTATGATACAGTTTTTTTAGTCATGTTTAACATGTTATTTGTTTCTAATAAGTGGAAAAAGGTATTCATGCGTCAACCCAACCTGATCTATTTTGACATATAACTCACCCTCTCAACGCATTTTCCACCACTAGTGAGCACATTGCTTGAGTATCTATGCTTATGCATACATatattagtgttttttttttctgtatgTTTTAAGCATAAGTACTAATTATGGATTTTGGGTACGGGTCAATGTCTGACACAACTTGAAACACATACACGAAAATAATCAAATTTTGAGTTATTATATCTAACATGTTTAATATAATTTCTCAAACTTATCATTCTATCACATGAACTAATACAAGGCTTTGATCAAGTGACGACTGATGTAGTAATGGCTAGATTAACATCTTATAAAATTGAAACATGTGTACTTATACACATCTAATCTCTCACTTAAGTTAGCTCATATCATTTTCTTAATTGATCACAATAGTTGATCCACGTCTTATAATTTAACAAATTTGCAACAAGATGGTTAAACAGAAATCTCATTCATTTATGTTCTAGATTTGGTGATAACATGAGAGATGATCCTACCTCATTTTCCTTGAACCCTTGTTTTTCATTGTTCCCTGAGTTTATGTTCAATCTTAGAATATCCCCATTTGTGCAGGTAAAATCAGGAGTCTAAAATCAATCTGCCATTAATGTATACATTTTAAGGTTAATACCATAAAAACTACAAAACTTTCTTATCTTTCACAAAAAAAGTTCATTAacataattttgtatattaaagtCCATCGACATCTAAAACTAAATTAATTTTTGTTACATCAAAGTCCCTAAACTTGTCaactaaacttgtcaaaaatgcacATAGTAGTGATTATTTTTTAGTGACTTGTTAACTCTTAAATTTGTTAAAATATGATTAAGTGAAATTCCACATTATTTCCAATCTAGCCATACATGTTCGTCCTGAGTCCCTGACCAAACAAACAAAGGTACACAAGATAGCTAGAGAGTCCCGTTAAGTAGGGATGAGCAAGTGGTACTGGGTACCAGCATCGAATTCCCCGAATCAATATATTTTTGGTACAGACTTTTGACATTTTTGGTACCGGTCCGGTACAGTActggtttttaccttcaaatactggCACAAATCGATACCGGTACCAAATCGTACCGTAtcgggtattttcggtaccggtacccacttttgaggattttcaGTATCGGTatcggttggtaccgagctcattcCTACCGTTAAGACTCCCAGCTTTAAAAACCTTTTGATCTCCTTCCCTTGTATcaggtattttcggtaccggtatccgCTTTTGAGGATTTTCAGTATCGGTACCGGTtagtaccgagctcatccctaccgtTAAGACTCCCAGCTCTAAAAACCTTTTGATCTCATT
It encodes:
- the LOC118487492 gene encoding pterin-4-alpha-carbinolamine dehydratase 2, mitochondrial-like, translated to MLSVRRLLPLYVPFKSSRHYFSLKKISMNNNGGFGPSGFVAPDVSSHGSTLRSFCTSKDLSAEKCVPCNRKGLSPMTEDSANALKPKVPEWELLSDGGIMKLRRKWKVKNFLLGLEFFKIVADLAESEGHHPDLHLVGWNNVTIEIWTHACGGLTQNDFILAAKIDKLPVESYLK
- the LOC118487494 gene encoding 1,2-dihydroxy-3-keto-5-methylthiopentene dioxygenase 3, with protein sequence MGSVCKDEREEVIQAWYMDDSNEDQRLPHHKDPKEFVSLDKLAELGVLSWRLDADNYETDEELKKIRESRGYSYMDFCEVCPEKLPNYEEKIKSFFEEHLHTDEEIRYIVAGSGYFDVRDRNEAWIRVWLKKGGMIVLPAGIYHRFTLDSDNYIKAMRLFVGEPVWTPYNRPHDHLPARKEYLEAFVDKKDVAVA